In a single window of the Cervus elaphus chromosome 1, mCerEla1.1, whole genome shotgun sequence genome:
- the LOC122702422 gene encoding olfactory receptor 52Z1-like: protein MGEDGNTSTFNSSYTNFFLVGFPGLLEWRPFLVLPLTFLYVTIISANALVIHIVAVQRSLHQPMYVLIALLLAVNICAATAVMPKMLEGFVHYANPISLHGCLAQMFFIYFTLLLDYNLLLAMALDRYVAICHPLRYSDLMTSRLLGVLAFFALIRSLGVAVPLVVLTSRARFCRTAVIRHFTCEYIALLSIACGDLTFNNHLGLAMRLATVSFDLALLGTSYTRIVYAAFRISSGGARAKALHTCGSHLLVILTIYLSGLSTSIVFRVAKTVSQDVQNLLSAIYLLLPGTLNPVIYGVRTREIRQHIEKTFCGKELARQVREKPERLQNMRVKGKLPG, encoded by the coding sequence ATGGGTGAGGATGGAAATACCAGCACCTTTAACTCTTCCTACACCAACTTCTTCCTGGTGGGCTTTCCTGGATTGTTGGAATGGAGGCCCTTCTTGGTCCTACCTCTTACTTTCCTCTATGTGACCATCATCTCTGCCAATGCCCTGGTCATCCACATAGTGGCAGTCCAGCGGAGCCTGCATCAGCCCATGTATGTGCTCATTGCCCTGCTCCTGGCTGTTAACATCTGTGCTGCTACAGCAGTGATGCCCAAAATGCTGGAAGGCTTTGTGCATTATGCTAACCCCATATCACTGCATGGCTGCCTGGCCCAGATGTTCTTCATCTACTTCACTCTCCTTCTGGACTACAACCTCCTGCTGGCCATGGCCCtagaccgctatgtggccatctgccacccacTCCGCTACAGTGACCTGATGACCTCCCGTTTGCTGGGTGTGCTGGCCTTTTTTGCCCTGATACGGAGCCTAGGAGTGGCGGTGCCCTTGGTGGTGCTAACCTCACGAGCTCGATTTTGCCGGACAGCGGTGATCCGACATTTCACCTGCGAGTACATTGCACTGCTGAGTATAGCTTGTGGAgacttgaccttcaacaaccaTTTGGGACTGGCCATGCGGTTGGCCACTGTGAGCTTTGATCTAGCTTTGCTGGGGACCTCCTACACCCGCATCGTCTATGCTGCCTTCCGGATATCTTCTGGGGGAGCCCGAGCCAAGGCCTTGCACACGTGCGGCTCCCACTTACTGGTCATCCTCACCATCTACCTCTCTGGTCTCTCCACTTCGATTGTTTTCCGAGTAGCCAAGACTGTGTCTCAGGATGTCCAGAACCTCCTCAGTGCCATCTATTTGCTGCTCCCAGGAACCTTGAATCCAGTCATTTATGGGGTGAGGACCAGAGAGATCCGACAGCATATAGAAAAGACGTTCTGTGGAAAGGAACTAGCCCGGCAAGTTAGGGAGAAGCCAGAGAGGCTGCAAAATATGAGAGTGAAAGGGAAACTGCCAGGGTGA
- the LOC122702404 gene encoding olfactory receptor 52K1-like: MSSWTNSSSNLSYTSFILLGFPGLKESRALLVLPFLSIYLVIVSANALVIHTVVAQRSLHQPMYLLIALLLAVNICAATTVVPAMLLSFSFRFSRISLARCLVQMFCIYFLIVFDCNILLVMALDRYVAICYPLRYPEIVTGQMLAGLLGAAATRSTCIVAPVVGLASRVRFCRSDVIHHFACEHMALMKLSCGDISLNKTVGLTVRIFNRVLDMLLLGASYSRIIHAAFRISSGRARSKALNTCGSHLLVIFTVYSSTMSSSIVYRVARTASQDVHNLLSVFYLLLPCLVNPIIYGARTKEIRQHLATVFQRAQHQVSSEKLQPPPSRRELPA; this comes from the coding sequence ATGTCATCATGGACCAACAGCAGCTCCAACCTGTCCTATACCAGCTTCATCCTGCTGGGCTTCCCGGGGCTGAAGGAGTCCCGAGCCCTCCTGGTGCTGCCCTTCCTCAGCATCTACCTGGTGATCGTCTCTGCCAATGCCCTGGTCATCCACACGGTGGTGGCCCAGAGAAGCCTGCACCAGCCCATGTACCTGCTCATAGCTCTGCTCCTGGCTGTCAACATCTGTGCCGCCACCACCGTGGTGCCTGCCATGCTGCTCAGCTTCTCCTTCCGATTCAGCCGCATCTCCCTGGCTCGCTGTCTGGTCCAGATGTTCTGCATCTACTTCCTCATTGTCTTTGACTGCAACATCCTCTTGGTCATGGCCCTGGACCGCTATGTCGCTATCTGCTACCCTCTCCGCTACCCAGAGATAGTGACAGGCCAGATGCTGGCTGGCCTGCTGGGGGCAGCAGCTACCAGGAGCACTTGCATCGTTGCTCCAGTGGTGGGGCTGGCCTCCAGGGTTCGTTTCTGCCGCTCGGACGTGATCCACCACTTTGCCTGTGAGCACATGGCCCTAATGAAGCTCTCCTGTGGGGATATCTCCCTAAACAAGACTGTGGGGCTCACTGTCCGCATCTTCAACAGAGTCCTGGACATGCTGCTGCTAGGAGCCTCCTACTCCCGCATCATCCATGCTGCCTTTCGAATTTCATCAGGCAGAGCACGTTCCAAGGCCCTGAACACCTGTGGCTCCCACCTGCTGGTCATCTTCACCGTCTACTCGTCCACCATGTCCTCATCCATTGTCTACCGCGTGGCCCGCACTGCCTCCCAGGATGTGCACAACCTGCTCAGCGTCTTCTACTTGCTGCTTCCATGTCTGGTCAATCCCATCATCTATGGGGCCAGGACCAAGGAAATCAGGCAGCACCTGGCAACTGTCTTCCAACGGGCACAACACCAGGTCTCCAGTGAGAAGCTCCAGCCCCCGCCTTCACGTAGGGAGCTTCCTGCCTGA